A region from the Desulfoglaeba alkanexedens ALDC genome encodes:
- a CDS encoding type I secretion system permease/ATPase yields the protein MFNSMKHYMTTRGLTEKRELLRVLLSFRKAFFALGIFSAIVNILLLVPALYMLQVYDRVLMSRNQNTLLMLTILMLMMYLLVGLLEWSRSQVMIRMGNVMDNRLSGRVFAATFSKVLALGSGNSSQPFHDLTNVRQFLTSAGLFAFFDAPWTPLYIIAIFIIHPMLGVFSIACALFLLGMAVLTEVGSRSPLSEANRVYNTASSFAGVNFRNAEAIEAMGMLPNVKRHWLPRHETFLKLQQKASERASLIHAVTKFSRLSFQSLILGAGAYLAIKDIITPGGMIAASIIMGRALSPIDMAIGTWKQFVSARGSYKRLEELFNRFPERETGMSLPPPRGMVIVSHLTGGAPGTNKPILRDINFQANVGEVTAIIGPSASGKSTLAKYLVGVWQPMAGVVRLDGAEISKWSREEIGPYIGYLPQDIELLDGTVAQNIARFGEVDSEKVVQAAKIAGVHDMILQFPNGYDTQIGEGGSFLSGGQRQRIGLARAVYGDPVLIVLDEPNSNLDDAGEVALVQALYRLKSAQRTLFVITHKTSILSIVDKILLLTNGTVAAWGPRNEVLAALQRAKEQAAAAVPHPPKVVLKGVAR from the coding sequence ATGTTCAATTCCATGAAACATTACATGACGACACGGGGACTCACGGAAAAGCGGGAGCTCCTACGAGTACTTCTGTCGTTTCGAAAGGCGTTTTTCGCCCTTGGGATTTTCAGCGCTATCGTCAATATCCTGCTTCTGGTTCCCGCGCTCTACATGCTGCAGGTCTATGACCGGGTCCTCATGAGTCGCAACCAGAACACGCTTCTCATGCTCACCATCCTGATGTTGATGATGTATCTGCTGGTCGGGCTCCTCGAGTGGTCGCGGTCTCAGGTCATGATACGCATGGGAAACGTGATGGATAACCGGTTGAGCGGCAGAGTCTTCGCCGCCACCTTCAGCAAGGTATTGGCTTTGGGCTCAGGCAACTCGTCGCAACCGTTTCATGATCTCACCAATGTGAGGCAATTCCTTACGAGCGCCGGTCTCTTCGCCTTTTTTGACGCACCCTGGACGCCGCTATACATCATCGCCATATTCATCATCCATCCCATGCTCGGGGTGTTTTCCATCGCGTGCGCCCTCTTCCTCCTAGGCATGGCGGTCCTGACCGAAGTGGGCAGCCGAAGCCCGCTTTCCGAGGCCAATCGAGTCTACAACACCGCCAGTTCGTTTGCCGGCGTAAACTTCAGAAACGCCGAAGCCATCGAGGCCATGGGGATGCTCCCCAATGTGAAAAGGCACTGGCTCCCAAGGCATGAGACCTTCTTGAAGCTTCAGCAGAAGGCAAGCGAAAGGGCGAGCCTGATTCATGCCGTCACCAAATTTTCCCGGTTGAGCTTCCAGAGCCTCATTCTCGGCGCAGGCGCCTACCTGGCCATAAAGGACATCATTACCCCGGGCGGGATGATCGCCGCCTCCATCATCATGGGCAGGGCCCTTTCCCCCATCGATATGGCTATTGGGACCTGGAAACAGTTTGTTTCCGCCAGGGGTTCGTACAAAAGGCTGGAGGAGCTCTTCAATCGGTTTCCGGAGCGCGAGACAGGGATGTCTCTTCCTCCGCCGCGGGGCATGGTCATCGTTTCCCATCTGACAGGGGGCGCTCCAGGAACCAACAAGCCGATTCTCAGGGATATCAACTTTCAGGCCAATGTGGGCGAAGTCACAGCCATTATAGGCCCGAGCGCCTCCGGAAAATCCACGCTTGCCAAGTATCTCGTGGGCGTGTGGCAACCCATGGCAGGGGTGGTGCGGCTCGACGGCGCCGAGATCTCCAAATGGAGCCGAGAAGAAATCGGGCCGTATATCGGCTATCTGCCTCAGGATATCGAGCTTCTCGACGGCACGGTGGCTCAGAATATCGCAAGGTTCGGCGAGGTGGATTCAGAAAAGGTCGTACAGGCCGCTAAAATCGCCGGTGTCCATGACATGATACTCCAGTTTCCCAATGGATACGATACTCAGATCGGTGAAGGAGGCAGTTTCCTCTCGGGAGGGCAGAGGCAGAGGATAGGCCTTGCGAGAGCCGTTTACGGAGACCCCGTATTGATCGTGCTCGATGAACCCAATTCCAATCTCGACGACGCGGGAGAAGTCGCCCTCGTTCAGGCGTTATATCGATTGAAGAGCGCGCAGAGGACCCTGTTTGTGATCACCCATAAGACCTCCATTCTTTCCATCGTGGATAAGATCCTACTTCTGACCAACGGAACGGTCGCTGCGTGGGGGCCGAGAAACGAGGTCCTGGCGGCTCTCCAGCGGGCGAAGGAGCAGGCGGCTGCGGCCGTGCCGCATCCTCCGAAGGTCGTGTTGAAAGGAGTGGCGCGATGA
- a CDS encoding HlyD family type I secretion periplasmic adaptor subunit — MNVQNDATDLPLHTDIRRVIVIAYLILFFGFGSFLTWAFVAPLDEGIVAPGVVTVESNRKTIQHRHGGIVKEILVSEGDKVKADQILVRLDDVEPKAELAAVRSEYLAALAIEARLLAERAGADTIAFPAALLERRDSPDVSEFMRRQIDLFEARKRALENEQAILKENIKGLQEYIIGLEELQKHQLKQIDLLTQEVDQLRDLATEGYYPRNKIIEMESTIAELTGQRSEELGNIARAKKSVSEYKMRVLLTEREFIKEVEAELSDVEKKVSALEEQYIAARDVVERTDIRSPVDGFVLGLKIHTIGGVIIAGQPIMDIVPVGSELIVEAKVNPQDVDKVRYGLESDLRFTSFGLKKTHVVQGEVILISADSMVDEKTGIPYYLCKVRPEAEDLKSLTEKAGEIQPGMPVTVIIRAGERTFMNYLIRPLVDRLAASFKEE, encoded by the coding sequence ATGAACGTACAAAACGATGCCACGGATCTCCCTCTTCACACCGACATCCGGCGAGTCATTGTCATCGCCTACTTGATCCTTTTCTTCGGCTTTGGATCGTTTCTTACCTGGGCCTTTGTGGCGCCTCTCGACGAAGGGATCGTCGCTCCGGGTGTGGTCACCGTCGAATCCAACCGGAAGACGATTCAGCATCGGCACGGAGGCATTGTGAAGGAGATCCTCGTTTCAGAAGGCGACAAGGTGAAGGCGGACCAGATCCTCGTGAGGCTCGACGACGTGGAACCCAAGGCGGAGCTTGCCGCCGTACGCAGCGAGTACCTTGCAGCCCTTGCCATCGAGGCGAGACTCCTTGCGGAAAGGGCCGGGGCCGACACCATCGCCTTTCCCGCGGCGCTCCTCGAGCGCCGAGACAGCCCCGATGTTTCCGAATTCATGCGCCGGCAGATCGATCTTTTCGAGGCAAGAAAGAGGGCGCTCGAAAACGAACAGGCGATTCTCAAGGAAAACATAAAAGGTCTGCAAGAATATATCATCGGGCTGGAAGAGTTGCAGAAGCATCAGTTGAAGCAGATAGACCTTCTCACCCAAGAGGTGGATCAACTTCGGGATCTGGCGACTGAGGGCTACTATCCCCGGAATAAGATCATTGAAATGGAAAGCACCATAGCTGAGCTCACCGGTCAAAGGAGCGAGGAGCTGGGAAACATCGCCAGGGCGAAAAAATCCGTAAGCGAATACAAAATGAGGGTCCTTCTTACCGAGCGGGAATTCATCAAAGAGGTGGAAGCGGAACTGAGCGACGTAGAAAAGAAGGTTTCCGCATTGGAAGAACAATATATCGCCGCTCGAGACGTGGTTGAAAGAACGGACATCCGCTCGCCTGTGGACGGCTTCGTTTTAGGGCTGAAGATCCATACCATCGGAGGCGTCATCATCGCGGGGCAGCCCATCATGGACATCGTGCCCGTGGGTTCGGAACTCATCGTCGAGGCGAAGGTGAACCCCCAGGATGTCGACAAGGTCCGGTATGGGCTCGAATCCGATCTGCGATTCACCAGCTTCGGCTTGAAGAAGACCCATGTCGTCCAAGGCGAGGTGATCCTCATCTCCGCCGACAGTATGGTGGACGAAAAGACCGGTATCCCCTACTACCTCTGCAAAGTGAGGCCGGAGGCGGAGGACCTGAAGTCCCTCACCGAGAAAGCAGGCGAAATTCAACCCGGCATGCCCGTTACCGTCATCATCCGCGCCGGCGAACGAACCTTCATGAATTATCTCATTCGCCCCCTCGTGGACCGCCTCGCCGCGTCTTTCAAGGAGGAGTAG
- a CDS encoding four helix bundle protein codes for MRRAAVSVAANIVEGSARKNRSEYLQFLYISISSLAELNYYITFSNDLGYLDAKAYDELRTKGQETSRTLQGLISYIQKSKV; via the coding sequence ATGAGAAGAGCGGCCGTATCAGTCGCGGCAAACATCGTAGAAGGTTCAGCCAGGAAGAACAGGAGCGAATATCTGCAGTTTCTGTATATATCTATATCATCGTTGGCTGAATTGAACTACTATATCACCTTCTCAAATGACTTAGGGTACCTAGACGCCAAGGCATACGATGAACTACGGACAAAAGGCCAGGAGACTTCCAGGACACTCCAAGGACTCATCTCCTACATCCAAAAGTCTAAAGTCTAG
- a CDS encoding acyltransferase family protein yields the protein MSDICLSNHVPALNGVRGVAVVLVFLFHAGVPGFTGAFIGVDIFFVLSGFLITALLLQEEERRGTVSLKNFYLRRALRLLPALFLLLAVYLVYYFYAAPDAAERRRHFEDALMVLFYVSNWTRAFGWERPYSLGHCWSLSVEEQFYAVWPLVFLGLMRLRGNLRAPLIAVLFLGSWGWRVWLLEGGAGWDRVYNGFDTRADMLLAGCLLAFLVHDGRLSFWSTRRRAACLSSAAAVAVLAFLAAHGRWQTAPLYKWQYTVLALAAAVVILDVVARPEGLLSRFLSLPPLVWLGGISYGIYLWHYPLLHYVGSLGWRGWRATALTAALNLGLAVGSFYLVERRALRLKRRYQAWAPACPSPPVSLNRKKSRYISAEESRYLLTTPFRKAIKVQILYEDRGARPRRNRANGGGPS from the coding sequence ATGTCTGATATCTGCCTTTCCAATCATGTGCCAGCACTTAACGGCGTCCGGGGGGTCGCTGTGGTGCTGGTGTTCCTGTTTCATGCCGGGGTGCCCGGTTTTACGGGCGCTTTTATCGGTGTAGACATCTTTTTCGTCCTCAGCGGCTTTCTGATCACCGCGCTGCTGCTTCAGGAGGAGGAGCGGCGCGGTACGGTGAGCCTGAAGAACTTCTACCTGCGGCGGGCGCTGCGGCTGCTTCCGGCACTTTTCCTGCTGCTCGCGGTTTATCTGGTCTACTACTTTTATGCGGCGCCCGATGCCGCCGAGCGGCGCCGCCATTTTGAAGACGCCCTCATGGTGCTCTTTTACGTGTCCAACTGGACCCGCGCCTTCGGCTGGGAACGCCCCTACAGCCTGGGCCACTGCTGGTCGCTTTCCGTCGAGGAGCAGTTTTACGCGGTCTGGCCGCTGGTGTTTCTGGGGCTGATGCGGTTGAGAGGGAACCTGCGGGCGCCGCTGATCGCGGTGCTTTTTTTGGGTAGCTGGGGCTGGCGGGTGTGGCTTCTGGAGGGAGGCGCCGGTTGGGACCGGGTTTACAACGGGTTCGATACGCGCGCGGACATGCTGCTCGCGGGCTGCCTGTTGGCTTTTCTGGTGCACGACGGAAGGCTCTCTTTTTGGTCCACGAGACGTCGGGCGGCTTGCCTGTCGAGCGCCGCGGCGGTGGCCGTTTTGGCCTTCCTCGCCGCGCACGGCCGCTGGCAGACGGCGCCGCTTTATAAGTGGCAGTATACTGTTTTGGCTCTTGCGGCGGCCGTTGTGATCCTGGATGTGGTCGCGCGCCCCGAGGGGCTTCTTTCGCGTTTTTTGAGCCTCCCGCCGCTTGTGTGGCTGGGGGGGATTTCCTACGGCATCTATCTTTGGCATTATCCCTTGCTGCATTACGTGGGAAGCCTGGGCTGGCGCGGGTGGCGCGCGACGGCCCTCACCGCGGCATTGAATTTGGGACTGGCTGTAGGGTCCTTCTATCTGGTGGAACGCAGGGCGCTGAGGCTCAAGCGGCGGTATCAGGCGTGGGCGCCCGCGTGCCCATCCCCGCCCGTCAGCCTCAACCGCAAAAAATCGCGTTACATTTCGGCGGAGGAGTCTAGATACTTGTTGACAACGCCTTTTCGCAAGGCTATCAAGGTCCAAATCCTGTACGAGGATAGGGGCGCGCGTCCCCGCCGGAACCGGGCAAACGGCGGGGGTCCATCGTAA
- a CDS encoding beta strand repeat-containing protein, protein MALQGFDEAYYLEAKLAALQADPEYADEWANKTTDDLETFMADLGLTPETHYNLYGWKEGLNPNEYFDQNEYKLAKAKQMVDDGLYDSMQDALDAFEEAWAQDPYQHYLQYGAEEGINPSNDFDASAYLEAKLADLQADPQYAEEWAGKTVADVQAAIEASGLTPLTHYLAFGKDEGLTAPEVPVDEQVDESDLYAGEAFELTTDTDNYTGTDLNDTIEGVSSALSSARTLNPTDQIDGAGGDDTLKVDLQSSFTGFTDGYLKNVETVELTNSGTIGRDFSAKGVTGVESYVLNGDVSLTNLAATDASITLNGQQEDVEIGFAAKVTDGTTDALTLNLNGVGTAEDAATTATELKRVDLTADGIETLNLGVSGTNVVDVDAANAKAVIATGEGLLNATFDESSAVKSVDASGVAGGVSVNLNGLAAATTVKTGAGNDTITAATDDLAVNAELDGGAGTDRLVLSGDGTAQYTMGNIETVALGALTGELTFSAKNASGIETIEATSAFADTDTANFANLGNIDLNFVLGKGSAGEIIADNAGAATVNISGTSDGDLTLTKATGVTLNVAKDAVFTGEIEALKASSLEATIDGQLGDNTIDDTADDAASIYLAEATGAVFTATNTKAANIVELDAGKLIDLDITTAGDFTFREGSLASLESLTVDTDGDFSMTYDTVGPLSAIHSIELSGTGTATLLDILGDFDLEYGITVDASGLSNNDENSALRINAIMVGEGQSIELNVADVAGDVGLWGHAWVDNTEEGAQTGSITVDADGTQGDVTLGTLFAKTVTVDAAGALGEVHIGYVVDNSDFGGIYAETVNFTGSELKANTVYVTASKAATLTGGIDDDTFMLVADNDIDTTSKFTVTGGLGDDQFLIDWVATLKGKAIATITDFEEGDTTNIAAETLGVFANAETALGVLQDAGFAPADASAEDIAFLAFTEGAEPYAYDSSVFTYDGNTYAVVGDTNTQNGDTGDASFDNGEILIQLLGVQDADAINHAFGLEVTG, encoded by the coding sequence ATGGCACTACAAGGATTTGACGAAGCGTATTACCTCGAGGCAAAGTTGGCGGCTCTGCAGGCGGACCCGGAGTACGCTGACGAGTGGGCAAACAAGACCACCGACGATCTGGAAACGTTCATGGCGGATCTGGGCTTGACGCCGGAAACCCATTACAACCTTTACGGTTGGAAGGAAGGGCTCAACCCCAACGAATATTTCGACCAGAACGAATATAAGCTGGCCAAGGCCAAGCAGATGGTCGATGACGGCCTCTATGATTCGATGCAGGATGCCTTGGATGCCTTCGAGGAAGCCTGGGCCCAGGACCCTTACCAGCACTACCTGCAGTATGGCGCCGAAGAAGGGATCAATCCGTCCAACGACTTCGATGCCTCCGCGTATCTTGAAGCCAAGCTGGCCGATCTGCAGGCGGACCCGCAGTACGCCGAAGAGTGGGCGGGTAAGACCGTCGCCGACGTTCAGGCGGCTATCGAGGCTTCGGGCCTGACCCCCCTCACGCATTACCTTGCTTTCGGTAAAGACGAAGGTCTGACCGCGCCCGAAGTCCCCGTGGATGAGCAAGTCGATGAGTCGGACCTCTACGCGGGGGAGGCCTTCGAGCTCACTACGGATACGGACAACTACACCGGTACCGACCTCAACGATACCATCGAAGGCGTCTCCTCGGCACTCTCCTCGGCGCGCACCTTGAACCCCACCGACCAGATTGACGGCGCCGGCGGAGACGACACCCTGAAGGTGGACCTGCAGAGCAGCTTCACCGGCTTCACCGACGGCTACCTGAAGAATGTCGAAACCGTTGAACTCACCAACAGCGGCACCATCGGCCGTGATTTCTCCGCCAAGGGCGTTACAGGCGTTGAGAGCTACGTGCTCAACGGCGACGTAAGCCTCACCAACCTGGCTGCCACCGATGCTTCCATCACCCTGAACGGCCAGCAGGAAGACGTAGAGATCGGCTTTGCCGCCAAGGTGACCGATGGCACCACCGATGCCCTGACCCTGAATCTGAACGGCGTGGGCACGGCGGAGGATGCGGCTACCACCGCTACTGAACTGAAGCGTGTCGATCTCACCGCCGACGGCATCGAAACGCTGAACCTCGGCGTTTCCGGCACCAACGTCGTGGACGTTGACGCAGCTAACGCAAAGGCCGTCATCGCCACGGGCGAAGGCTTGCTGAATGCGACTTTCGATGAAAGCAGCGCCGTGAAGAGCGTTGACGCCTCCGGTGTGGCCGGCGGTGTTTCCGTCAATCTCAACGGCCTGGCCGCCGCTACCACCGTAAAGACCGGCGCGGGCAACGACACCATCACTGCCGCAACCGATGATCTGGCCGTCAATGCCGAGCTCGACGGCGGCGCCGGTACCGATCGTCTGGTCCTGAGCGGTGACGGAACCGCCCAGTACACCATGGGCAATATCGAGACCGTTGCCCTGGGAGCTTTGACTGGCGAATTGACCTTCTCCGCCAAGAACGCCTCCGGCATCGAAACCATCGAAGCCACCAGCGCTTTTGCGGACACTGACACTGCCAACTTTGCCAACCTGGGCAACATCGACCTGAACTTCGTGCTCGGGAAAGGCTCCGCTGGCGAGATCATCGCGGATAACGCAGGCGCGGCTACCGTGAACATCAGCGGGACATCCGATGGCGACCTCACCCTCACCAAGGCCACCGGCGTTACCCTGAACGTCGCCAAAGACGCCGTGTTCACCGGTGAAATCGAAGCACTGAAAGCCAGCTCGCTGGAAGCCACCATCGATGGCCAACTCGGTGACAACACCATTGACGATACCGCTGACGATGCCGCCTCGATCTACCTGGCCGAAGCCACGGGTGCCGTGTTCACTGCCACCAACACAAAGGCTGCTAACATCGTCGAGCTGGACGCCGGCAAGCTGATTGACTTGGACATTACCACCGCGGGCGATTTCACTTTCAGGGAAGGCAGTTTGGCCAGCCTGGAATCGCTGACCGTCGATACCGACGGTGACTTCTCCATGACCTACGACACCGTTGGTCCTCTCAGCGCCATCCACAGCATCGAGCTCTCCGGCACGGGCACCGCCACACTGCTGGACATTCTGGGTGATTTCGACCTGGAATACGGCATCACCGTTGACGCAAGCGGCCTTTCCAACAATGACGAGAACTCTGCTCTGAGGATCAATGCTATTATGGTCGGCGAAGGCCAGTCCATCGAGCTGAACGTCGCTGACGTGGCGGGTGATGTGGGGCTCTGGGGACATGCTTGGGTGGACAACACTGAAGAAGGAGCGCAAACCGGCTCCATCACCGTGGATGCCGACGGCACTCAAGGTGATGTGACTCTGGGTACCCTGTTCGCCAAGACCGTCACCGTGGATGCCGCCGGCGCGCTGGGTGAGGTTCATATCGGTTACGTCGTGGATAACTCCGACTTCGGCGGCATTTATGCAGAAACCGTCAACTTCACCGGCTCCGAGCTGAAGGCGAACACCGTGTATGTCACGGCTTCCAAGGCCGCGACCTTGACGGGCGGTATTGACGACGATACCTTCATGCTGGTCGCGGATAATGACATAGATACAACTTCCAAGTTCACCGTCACCGGCGGCCTGGGTGATGATCAATTCCTGATCGATTGGGTTGCTACTCTGAAAGGCAAGGCCATCGCGACCATTACCGACTTCGAGGAGGGTGATACCACCAACATCGCGGCTGAAACGCTTGGTGTCTTTGCAAATGCAGAGACAGCCCTGGGTGTGCTGCAAGACGCAGGGTTTGCTCCTGCTGACGCATCTGCCGAGGATATTGCATTCCTGGCGTTCACGGAGGGGGCGGAACCATACGCATACGATTCCAGCGTCTTCACCTACGACGGCAACACGTATGCCGTGGTAGGAGATACCAATACACAGAACGGGGACACCGGTGATGCGAGTTTCGACAACGGCGAAATCCTGATCCAGCTCCTTGGCGTTCAAGATGCTGATGCCATCAATCATGCCTTTGGTTTGGAAGTAACAGGGTAA
- a CDS encoding REP-associated tyrosine transposase, giving the protein MPNYRRAWHPGGTYFFTVNTLRRHGCTLLTDHIDSLRAAVRTVRRAHPFAIHGWVVLPDHLHAIIELPPGDADFATRWRLIKAGFSKRLPPIERRSAVRVARGERGIWQRRFWEHLIRDERDFAAHMDYVHFNPVKHGLVARVADWPYSTFHALVADRVYPADWAGRMAADGVICPD; this is encoded by the coding sequence ATGCCCAATTATCGACGCGCCTGGCATCCCGGCGGGACTTATTTCTTTACGGTCAACACGTTGCGCCGGCACGGTTGCACGCTCCTGACGGATCACATCGATTCGCTGCGCGCCGCCGTGCGCACGGTGCGACGTGCGCATCCCTTCGCCATTCACGGGTGGGTGGTGTTGCCGGATCACCTGCATGCCATCATCGAACTGCCGCCCGGCGACGCCGACTTCGCCACCCGTTGGCGGTTGATCAAGGCCGGTTTTTCCAAACGCCTGCCGCCAATAGAACGGCGTTCGGCGGTGCGTGTGGCCCGCGGAGAACGCGGCATCTGGCAAAGACGGTTCTGGGAACACCTGATTCGCGATGAACGCGATTTTGCTGCGCACATGGATTATGTGCACTTCAACCCGGTAAAACATGGCCTTGTCGCCAGGGTTGCCGACTGGCCTTATTCGACGTTTCATGCCTTGGTGGCCGATAGAGTTTATCCGGCCGATTGGGCAGGCAGGATGGCGGCCGATGGGGTAATCTGCCCTGACTGA
- a CDS encoding tetratricopeptide repeat protein produces MLANAFVAGMPPVPEPPVSVFQRPPRAGRKLRIGLLSADFKQHPVAQLIMEVLEHIDRRAFELIGYDVAEPHESYWRQRILAAFDEVVAVRDLDEKSFVERLRQDKLDVLVEMQGDTADTRVWWLRHRLAPVQMSWLGFIGSIGAGMTDYIIADRHLIPADSRQHFAEKVIWLPDFSFPADTQREAPPPPPRVVEGLPDDAVVFCSFNAHYKITRATFEAWLAIVQQVEKGILWLYDQNPDSTARLRQAAKDLGLAEERLIFAKHKPHIEHLARLQLADVALDSWPYNSGATAIDTLWCGVPLLTKSDATMMSRVATGMLKTLGLPELTTTTVEEFIRTGVRLGRDAGLRRDIKERLIAARDHSPLYDPQRFARHLEKAFDMAYARFEQGLAPDHLEVPALESAPAQDEAAAARSLQVLLERADYYLQKEKLDEAEPLFREALARDPASPMARYGLGMIHGLRGQYEQALELMQQAAQAEPDNARFSRHLEIMQKKAQKNHLAELQALLKKGLTSHQKGDKDAAESCYRAILETSPRHPMALHYLGLIEVQRGDPAGLEKIRRSLEIQPHNPTFLQNFEKAKKIVPDNQAQEGFRVYE; encoded by the coding sequence ATGCTGGCCAACGCCTTTGTAGCCGGCATGCCCCCTGTCCCCGAACCGCCGGTGAGCGTTTTCCAGCGCCCCCCGCGTGCCGGCCGCAAGCTGCGCATCGGCCTTTTGTCGGCGGACTTCAAGCAGCACCCCGTAGCCCAATTGATCATGGAAGTGCTGGAGCATATCGACCGCCGCGCTTTCGAACTCATCGGCTACGACGTGGCCGAGCCGCATGAGTCCTACTGGCGTCAGCGTATTCTCGCCGCCTTCGATGAAGTCGTTGCCGTGCGTGACCTTGACGAGAAAAGCTTCGTTGAGCGGCTGCGCCAGGATAAGCTGGACGTGCTGGTCGAAATGCAAGGGGACACCGCCGATACCCGGGTCTGGTGGCTGCGCCACCGGCTGGCTCCGGTCCAGATGAGCTGGCTCGGGTTCATCGGCAGTATCGGTGCAGGAATGACCGACTATATCATCGCCGATCGGCACCTGATCCCGGCGGATAGCCGCCAGCATTTCGCTGAAAAGGTCATCTGGCTGCCCGACTTCAGCTTCCCCGCCGACACCCAGCGGGAAGCACCGCCGCCACCGCCCCGCGTGGTGGAAGGCCTGCCTGACGATGCCGTGGTCTTCTGCTCCTTCAACGCCCACTACAAGATCACCCGTGCGACCTTTGAAGCCTGGCTGGCCATAGTTCAGCAGGTCGAAAAGGGGATCCTATGGCTCTACGATCAAAACCCCGATTCCACGGCGCGCCTGCGCCAGGCGGCCAAGGATCTCGGATTGGCCGAGGAGCGGCTGATCTTTGCCAAGCACAAGCCGCACATCGAGCACCTGGCGCGATTGCAATTGGCGGACGTGGCGCTGGACAGTTGGCCCTACAACTCAGGAGCGACCGCCATCGACACCCTCTGGTGCGGCGTGCCGCTGCTCACCAAGAGCGATGCCACCATGATGTCCCGCGTGGCCACCGGCATGCTCAAGACCTTGGGGCTGCCCGAACTCACCACCACCACCGTTGAGGAATTCATCCGCACCGGCGTCAGGCTGGGGCGGGATGCCGGGCTCCGCCGTGATATCAAAGAACGCCTGATCGCCGCCCGCGACCATTCCCCCTTGTACGACCCGCAACGCTTCGCTCGCCATTTGGAGAAGGCCTTTGACATGGCCTATGCCCGCTTCGAGCAGGGGCTGGCGCCGGACCACCTGGAAGTGCCGGCCCTGGAAAGCGCGCCTGCCCAGGACGAAGCCGCTGCAGCACGCTCCCTTCAGGTATTGCTCGAACGCGCGGACTATTATCTCCAGAAGGAGAAGCTGGACGAGGCCGAGCCACTATTCCGAGAAGCCCTTGCCAGGGATCCCGCATCACCCATGGCGCGCTACGGCCTCGGTATGATTCATGGTCTGCGGGGGCAATACGAACAGGCACTGGAGCTGATGCAGCAGGCCGCCCAGGCGGAACCCGACAATGCGCGTTTCAGCCGCCACCTCGAGATCATGCAGAAAAAGGCCCAGAAAAACCACCTGGCCGAGCTTCAGGCGCTGCTCAAAAAGGGCTTGACATCCCATCAGAAAGGCGACAAAGACGCCGCGGAAAGCTGCTACCGGGCCATACTCGAAACCTCACCACGCCATCCGATGGCGCTACACTACTTAGGCTTGATCGAGGTGCAGCGAGGAGACCCGGCAGGGCTCGAAAAGATACGGCGTTCTCTGGAAATCCAGCCGCATAACCCTACCTTTTTGCAAAATTTTGAAAAAGCCAAGAAGATCGTCCCTGATAACCAAGCCCAAGAAGGGTTCCGTGTGTATGAGTAA
- a CDS encoding class I SAM-dependent methyltransferase: protein MSKNLLHVGCGPAHKANTRRGFNTPEWEETRFDINPAVSPDIVGDMTNMSNVDSDLFDAVFSSHNIEHLFYHEVAAALREFYRVLNKDGFVSFLNP, encoded by the coding sequence ATGAGTAAAAACTTATTGCATGTAGGTTGTGGGCCTGCTCATAAAGCTAATACTCGTCGAGGATTTAACACCCCTGAATGGGAGGAGACCCGTTTTGATATAAATCCTGCTGTGTCGCCTGACATAGTCGGTGATATGACAAACATGTCGAATGTGGATAGTGATTTATTCGACGCAGTATTTTCAAGCCACAATATTGAACATCTTTTTTACCACGAAGTAGCGGCTGCGCTTAGAGAGTTTTATCGTGTTCTGAATAAAGATGGCTTTGTATCATTCCTGAATCCGTGA